The Homoserinimonas aerilata nucleotide sequence GGGCAGCAGGTCAGCTACGACACCGCAGAAGGCGAGACCGTCACCGGCGTCGCCGAATCGGTGTCATTCAGCGGCCCCATCCCGACCGTCTCGGTCGACGGCAAGGACATCGCGCTCGACGTCATCTCCGGCATCAAGCGCATCACCGAATAGATCCCAGCACCAACGGAAAGGTCACCACAATGCTTCGCTCGCTCTACTCCGGAATCTCCGGCCTCCGCTCGCACCAGACCATGCTCGACGTCACCGGCAACAACATCGCCAACGTGAACACGACCGCATTCAAGTCATCCGCCACGCAGTTCCAGGACACGCTCTCGCAGATGACCGCCGGCGCGGCCGGACCGCAGGCGAACGCCGGCGGTACCAACCCCGCCCAGATCGGCCTCGGCGTGCAGGTCGCCGGCATCTCGACCAACTTCGCGCAGGGCTCAGCCCAGGCGACCGGCCGCTCCACCGACATGATGATCTCCGGCGACGGCTTCTTCGTCGTCAACGTCAACGGAGAGACCCTGTACACCCGTGCAGGATCCTTCGACCCGGATGCCGCGGGCCGCCTGGTCGCCAACGGCGCCATCCTGCAGGGCTGGCCGGCCGTGAACGGCGTCATCCAGACCGGTGGCGCCATCGGCAACATCACGCTGCCGCTCGACGCGATCGCCGACGCGATCGCCACAACCTCGGCCACCGTCGGAGGCAACCTGCCCGCCGACGCCGAGGTGGGCGATGTGATCACCCGCACCCGTCAGGCGTACGACGCCGACGGCAACGCCTCCGAACTCACACTCACCTTCACGCGCACGGCTGCAGGTTGGGATGTCGCGGGTGACGACGGCAACGGTGGCATCGGGACGAGCACGCTCGAATTCACCGACGGCGCGCTCACCGCCGGCGGTGCCCTCACGCTCAGTGGTGCCGGAATCACCATCGACCTGAGTGCCATGACCGGCTTCGCGGGCCTCACCACCGCCGCCATCAGCGGCCAGGACGGCCGCAGCGCCGGAACCCTCGAGACCTTCACCCTCTCGAAGGACGGCACCCTCATCGGATCGTTCAGCAACGGCGCATCCGAGGCCATCGGTCGCATTGCGCTCGCGAACTTCACCAACCCGGGCGGGCTCGAGAAGGCCGGCAACTCCACCTACCGCGCCACCTTCAACTCGGGCAACGCCGAGATGGGCACCCCCGGCGAGGGCGCGCTCGGCACGCTCACCGCGGGCGCGCTCGAGATGTCGAACGTCGACCTCTCGCAGGAGTTCACCAACCTGATCGTCGCCCAGCGCGGCTTCCAGGCGAACGCCCGCATCATCACCACCTCCGACGAGGTGCTGCAGGAGCTCACCAACCTGAAGCGCTAACCACAGCCCCCCAAGGCGAAACGTGCCCGTCCTGCCTCGCAGGGCGGGCACTGCTGCGTTTGCGACATGTCGCGTGGTGCTGCTGAGGGTCGCGGCATAGCGATGATGGCGCCGCGAGGGCGGGCCTACTCGGCTTCGGCGAGAAACTCCTGCAGGAGGGCCGTGATGTGCTCGGGCTGCTCCGACACGACACCGTGGCTGGCCCCAGCAACGATATGGAGTCGCCCGCGAGGGATGGACGAGGCAATGAGGGCGGTGTGCTCCGGCCGGATGGCGTCGAACTCGCCAGCGACGATGAGACTCGGCACGGCGATGGTGGCGAGGGAGGCCGGGTCGATGTCTGGTTCGTTGGTCCAGAGGCGGCGGAGCTTCTCGATGACCATGGGCGCGTGCTCCGGCCCGTCGGGTGAGAGCCTCGCGTACCACTCCTCCTCTTCGTCGAGCTCGGGTGCGCTGACCTCCGCCGTGGTGGCGTCGGCTGTTGCGTGGGTGGATTCGGCCCCGACCGGGACACCGGCCTGCGCAATCTCGGTGATGGCGCTCGTGAAGCCCGAGGGGTGGAGGTTGGCACTGATGGCGACGATCGAGCGGACCCGCTCAGGCTGCTCCAGCGCGAGCATGAGCGCGATGATCGCACCATCGCTGTAGCCGACGAAGTGTGCGGAGGCGATGCCGAGGCGATCGAGGACTGCCGCGGCATCCGAGACGCCGCGTGCGTAGTCGTAGGGGCCGTCGATGTCGGCGGTGCGTCCGTGGCCGGGGCGCTCATAGGCGACGACCGTGTGGGTGGTGGCGAGGGCATCCGCCTGAGGGCGCATCGTCTCGA carries:
- a CDS encoding alpha/beta fold hydrolase translates to MTFLPIGDAELYTETSGSGEPVLLLHGGFCSLETMRPQADALATTHTVVAYERPGHGRTADIDGPYDYARGVSDAAAVLDRLGIASAHFVGYSDGAIIALMLALEQPERVRSIVAISANLHPSGFTSAITEIAQAGVPVGAESTHATADATTAEVSAPELDEEEEWYARLSPDGPEHAPMVIEKLRRLWTNEPDIDPASLATIAVPSLIVAGEFDAIRPEHTALIASSIPRGRLHIVAGASHGVVSEQPEHITALLQEFLAEAE
- a CDS encoding flagellar hook protein FlgE, translating into MLRSLYSGISGLRSHQTMLDVTGNNIANVNTTAFKSSATQFQDTLSQMTAGAAGPQANAGGTNPAQIGLGVQVAGISTNFAQGSAQATGRSTDMMISGDGFFVVNVNGETLYTRAGSFDPDAAGRLVANGAILQGWPAVNGVIQTGGAIGNITLPLDAIADAIATTSATVGGNLPADAEVGDVITRTRQAYDADGNASELTLTFTRTAAGWDVAGDDGNGGIGTSTLEFTDGALTAGGALTLSGAGITIDLSAMTGFAGLTTAAISGQDGRSAGTLETFTLSKDGTLIGSFSNGASEAIGRIALANFTNPGGLEKAGNSTYRATFNSGNAEMGTPGEGALGTLTAGALEMSNVDLSQEFTNLIVAQRGFQANARIITTSDEVLQELTNLKR